One window of Nocardia sp. NBC_00508 genomic DNA carries:
- a CDS encoding MarR family winged helix-turn-helix transcriptional regulator: MQFVLLASLVYLAAGRDDPVRQRDLAEHAATDPMMTSQVLRVLAQKGLIERRDHPSDRRAKALAVTEAGAALANRAIVAVEACDEEFFAPLGRQGAAFARSLRLLRDRNH; the protein is encoded by the coding sequence GTGCAGTTCGTGTTGCTCGCCTCGTTGGTCTACCTTGCCGCCGGCCGCGACGATCCGGTCCGGCAGCGTGACCTGGCCGAGCACGCCGCCACCGACCCGATGATGACTTCCCAGGTGCTGCGCGTCCTCGCGCAAAAAGGCCTGATCGAGCGCCGCGACCACCCGAGCGATCGCCGGGCCAAAGCCCTCGCTGTCACCGAAGCCGGTGCGGCACTGGCGAACCGCGCCATCGTGGCGGTCGAGGCCTGCGACGAGGAGTTCTTCGCGCCGCTCGGCAGGCAGGGCGCTGCGTTCGCGCGATCCCTGCGGCTGCTGCGCGATCGAAACCACTGA
- a CDS encoding ATP-dependent DNA helicase UvrD2, producing the protein MMDRVPALHLPDLDPEQAVAVRAPRGPVCVLAGAGTGKTRTITYRIAHLVAQGHVKADQVLAVTFTARAAGELRTRLRALGLGGEATQVQARTFHAAALRQLKYFWPQIVGDVPWRLIDAKFPIVTQAANRTGLSTATDSVRDLLTEIEWAKASLIAPEDYAAAVAERRRETPYDAMRVADVYAGYEKLKATPDGLLLDFDDLLLHTAAALEDYPAVADEFRGRYRSFVVDEYQDVTPLQQRVLDAWLGDRDDLTVVGDANQTIYSFTGATPNYLLDFSRRYPDARVVRLERDYRSTPQVVSLANRVIGAARGRIAGTRLQLVGQRPDGPEPAFAEYDDAPAEAAAVAGAIARLIEAGTPAAEIAVLYRINAHSESYEQALTERDIPYQVRGGEGFFARTEVKQAVQALRRAESREDLPDQARKGSALVALVRAALAPIGLTATEPAGAQARERWSSLVALVRLTEELVGHDDRLDLTGLLRELATRAEARHPPTVQGVTLASLHAAKGLEWDAVFLVGLSDGTLPIQHVLADNGSVADEAALEEERRLLYVGVTRARKQLRLSWALARNEGGRRTRRRSRFLNGLVPDDSPASRIAAPASASNGVRPTCRVCAKPLIGTYATMLGRCRRCPAELDAELLVALREWRAEKAEALRVREFVVFTDTTLTAIAEQLPADDAALAAIAGIGAKKIDQFGADVLAIVASRLRSISQNRR; encoded by the coding sequence ATGATGGACCGCGTGCCCGCACTCCACCTCCCCGACCTCGATCCCGAGCAGGCAGTGGCAGTGCGCGCGCCGCGCGGTCCGGTGTGCGTTCTCGCGGGCGCGGGCACCGGCAAGACCAGGACCATTACCTACCGCATCGCGCATCTGGTCGCGCAGGGGCACGTCAAGGCCGACCAGGTGCTCGCGGTGACCTTCACCGCGCGGGCGGCGGGGGAGTTGCGCACCCGGTTGCGCGCGCTCGGACTCGGCGGCGAGGCCACCCAGGTGCAGGCGCGCACGTTCCACGCGGCGGCGCTGCGGCAGCTGAAGTACTTCTGGCCACAGATCGTCGGTGACGTGCCGTGGCGGTTGATCGACGCCAAGTTCCCGATCGTCACGCAGGCGGCGAACCGGACGGGACTGTCCACGGCCACCGACAGCGTTCGCGACCTGCTCACCGAAATCGAATGGGCGAAGGCGTCGCTCATCGCACCCGAGGACTACGCGGCAGCGGTCGCTGAACGCAGGCGCGAGACGCCCTACGATGCCATGCGCGTCGCCGACGTGTACGCGGGCTACGAGAAACTCAAGGCCACGCCGGACGGGCTGCTGCTGGACTTCGACGACCTATTGCTGCACACAGCGGCCGCGCTGGAGGACTATCCGGCGGTGGCCGACGAATTCCGCGGCCGCTACCGCAGTTTCGTCGTGGACGAATACCAGGACGTCACGCCGCTACAGCAGCGGGTGCTCGACGCCTGGCTCGGCGACCGCGACGACCTCACCGTGGTCGGCGACGCCAACCAGACGATCTATTCGTTCACCGGTGCCACGCCGAACTATCTGCTCGATTTCTCCCGCCGGTACCCCGACGCGCGGGTGGTGCGGCTGGAACGCGACTATCGCTCGACTCCGCAGGTGGTGTCGCTGGCCAACCGGGTGATCGGCGCGGCGCGCGGTCGCATCGCGGGCACCAGACTGCAACTGGTCGGGCAGCGGCCCGACGGACCCGAGCCCGCGTTCGCCGAATACGACGACGCTCCGGCCGAGGCGGCGGCGGTGGCCGGGGCGATCGCCCGGCTCATCGAGGCGGGCACGCCCGCCGCGGAGATCGCGGTGCTCTATCGCATCAACGCCCACTCGGAGAGTTACGAGCAGGCACTCACCGAGCGCGACATCCCCTACCAGGTGCGCGGCGGCGAGGGTTTCTTCGCGCGCACCGAGGTCAAGCAGGCCGTGCAGGCGCTGCGTCGAGCCGAGTCCCGCGAGGACCTGCCCGACCAGGCGCGCAAGGGCAGCGCCCTGGTCGCGCTGGTCCGCGCGGCGCTCGCCCCGATCGGCCTCACCGCCACCGAGCCCGCAGGCGCTCAGGCGCGGGAACGCTGGTCCTCGCTGGTCGCCCTGGTGCGCCTGACCGAGGAGCTGGTCGGCCACGACGATCGACTCGACCTGACCGGGCTGCTGCGCGAGCTCGCGACCCGCGCCGAGGCCAGGCATCCACCGACGGTGCAGGGCGTGACGCTGGCCTCTTTGCACGCGGCCAAGGGCCTGGAGTGGGACGCGGTATTCCTCGTCGGCCTTTCCGATGGCACCCTGCCCATCCAGCACGTTCTCGCCGACAACGGCTCGGTCGCCGACGAGGCCGCGCTGGAGGAGGAGCGGCGGCTGCTCTATGTCGGGGTCACCAGGGCGCGGAAGCAATTGCGGCTGTCCTGGGCGCTGGCGAGGAACGAGGGAGGTAGGCGCACTCGGCGGCGCTCCCGGTTCCTCAACGGCCTCGTCCCCGACGACTCGCCCGCCTCGCGTATCGCGGCACCGGCCAGCGCGTCCAACGGAGTCCGGCCGACCTGCCGGGTCTGCGCCAAACCGCTGATCGGCACGTACGCCACCATGCTAGGCCGCTGCCGCCGCTGCCCGGCCGAGCTGGACGCCGAATTGCTTGTCGCACTGCGGGAATGGCGTGCGGAGAAGGCGG